A genomic stretch from Pseudoliparis swirei isolate HS2019 ecotype Mariana Trench chromosome 18, NWPU_hadal_v1, whole genome shotgun sequence includes:
- the ralgapb gene encoding ral GTPase-activating protein subunit beta isoform X4 translates to MDQSLSSGRGYVSVLSCFPPSVGRDVAVAVVKPLRVGLGNPGTRSLLRTDRQVRWAMEALCYGLTLPADGDTVQLCVDVYTDWLTALVSPRDSIPLPIGREPNLYAQKILRHLYTLFLSRSDQVSPVYTALCQQVLCAVQSLARDGAVMSRDTWETLLNFLLCVNHAMLATGDVSEQLSRLSMAVLFEAWLLSCARCFPSRSLWRAGRLALSGCRRRPAAVEQWSRAVAALTSRLLLQSFGPAFPRFEVPDEDAALIPEDMDERGVPQTWFRFLHLLSNPVDLSGPGVVGSTPSSPEDSSRGDGQLPNIFFKAMRGVSVLVDAFLGVTVINKEPTEQLPNTGFSRPRSGSAPHIPVNALSLPSAPPPCPSPPPPNTRLKAVIVSKATSRPTAASPSPPHWRVSPPPSQPPLCSSPRPSPSPLRCNVDSLLHLFGGWLFDAALINRDSAGPGDVTVTSARWAAGRAEACGTLCRIFTCKKTAEDILSVYLSRFYLVLLRALRVSEQVCPPVLASVLLNSTALFCCDLRGVHLLLPSVTAAVEKVLLDRELLRFRSFLSPVDLRRAAVRLLLTMLPLPFGSVQSEVLLDGRFTGDDVTGGSFLSLKPRLIAVLIGALQTETDTSNTQILLASMLHLVQDSSLLEASGLQVSPHETLSSTSRTHGESSVSMSTSFNPDSESQPGGASRPRWAGGAGGAGANRWTRGTAVQSDAAGVLWVQFVRLLTQRLTSQWRNDSAVCLSALEVLGGLAKVEVSVEVCERRRAVSAVCCYIVFQCRRPPPLHSRDLHSIIVAAFYCLNVWLSQHPALLDQQDCLLEVLEIVELGISGSKSRQEQEVRCKEEKELNPASLRVKEAAEATLSCVMQVSGVFPSPGGQLSEDALIGCPASSDSSLKKFRYFVVDRSVILAMLEQPQGPEQAACPSLTVRIRGPSGGHTWTLQLHLQPREGRAGTQPTLIPEQRVAAQEDAGIRCGVKHLLSPEHTDRVASVKADLSIPTLRETVTEEVQQQLERLQAALTRQRQVEARPQVSRRSDVSKPCRPPSPITKFQTARLFLSHLGLLTPETLKSPGTGGVPAPLVSLDSSLPGFSEDLRRLDQLPSRNCDSAFIFYMRAGQRTAAEVLGNVESSCSVQSHFLDFLWSLGRPVEVGRRRGGGFNANSSEFMAVLGDSGGGVFNGERFVLMHTDALTEITFIVPSSSFTADLSKSQEEAEPLTGAPSNRQSPFEPNKESTPQPTSPTVEDTKSFRFESSSIGSESKLLIVWVERFEDIESFPLSDLLSGTKTGTPPSASSVQLIFVHPLNTGLYRIRFQANATSKFGLFVPLVNGSLVSRRSLAFLLRETVINCCHRRRLESDSAPPAHVRRKHTINDIILRYRSRCSEPAFYAALFQEP, encoded by the exons ATGGACCAATCACTGTCCAGTGGGCGGGGCTATGTGAGCGTGCTCAGCTGTTTCCCGCCCTCTGTGGGCAGAGACGTCGCGGTTGCTGTGGTGAAGCCCCTGAGAGTCGGCCTGGGAAACCCCGGCACCCGCAGCCTGCtgcgcacagacagacag GTGAGGTGGGCGATGGAGGCGCTGTGCTACGGCCTGACGCTCCCGGCGGACGGCGACACCGTGCAGCTCTGCGTGGACGTCTACACCGATTGGCTGACGGCGCTGGTTTCCCCCAGAGACTCCATCCCGCTTCCGATTGGCCGAGAGCCCAACCTGTACGCCCAGAAGATCCTCCGGCACCTGTACACCCTGTTCCTGTCCAG GTCGGACCAGGTGAGTCCGGTCTACACGGCCCTCTGTCAGCAGGTGCTGTGTGCAGTTCAGTCGTTGGCCAGAGACGGCGCTGTGATGAGCAGAGACACCTGGGAGACCCTGCTGAACTTCCTGCTGTGCGTCAACCACGCCATGCTGGCTACAG GCGACGTGTCGGAGCAGCTGTCTCGGCTGTCGATGGCGGTGCTGTTCGAGGCGTGGCTGCTGTCGTGCGCCCGGTGTTTCCCGTCTCGCTCCCTGTGGCGGGCGGGCCGGCTGGCGCTGAGCGGCTGCCGGCGGCGGCCGGCGGCGGTGGAGCAGTGGAGCCGAGCCGTCGCCGCCCTGACCTCCAGGTTGCTGCTGCAGAGCTTCGGTCCGGCCTTCCCTCGCTTCGAAGTCCCGGACGAAGACGCCGCCCTGATCCCCGAAGACATGGACGAGCGCGGAGTCCCTCAGACGTGGTTCAGGTTCCTGCACCTGCTCAG TAACCCGGTGGATCTCAGTGGCCCTGGGGTTGTGGGTTCGACTCCCTCCTCCCCCGAGGATTCGTCCAGAGGAGACGGCCAGCTGCCCAACATCTTCTTCAAAGCCATGAGGGGAGTCAGCGTGCTGGTCGACGCCTTCCTGG GTGTGACTGTGATCAACAAAGAACCAACAGAGCAGCTGCCAAACACTg GTTTCTCTCGGCCTCGCTCGGGCAGCGCCCCCCACATCCCGGTGAACGCCTTGAGCCTGCCCagtgcccctcccccctgccCCTCCCCGCCTCCACCCAACACACGGCTTAAAGCTGTGATCGTTTCCAAGGCAACGAGCAGACCTACTGCG gcgtctccctcccctcctcactggagggtgtcgccccccccctcccagccccCCCTATGCTCCTCCCCCaggccctccccctccccactcAGGTGCAACGTGgactccctcctccacctgttcggGGGCTGGCTCTTTGATGCAGCTCTGATCAACAGAGACTCTg ccGGTCccggtgatgtcaccgtgacgTCCGCCAGGTGGGCGGCGGGGAGAGCCGAGGCCTGCGGGACGCTGTGCCGGATCTTCACCTGCAAGAAAACTGCAGAGGAcatcctgtctgtctacctgtccag gTTCTACCTGGTGCTCCTGCGGGCGCTGCGGGTCTCGGAGCAGGTGTGTCCTCCGGTCCTGGCCTCCGTCCTGCTGAACAGCACCGCTCTGTTCTGCTGCGACCTGAGAGGAGTCCACCTGCTGCTGCCCTCCGTCACCGCCGCCGTGGAGAAGGTCCTGCTggacag agagctgctgcggTTCAGGAGCTTCCTGAGCCCGGTGGACCTGCGCCGGGCCGCCGTCCGGCTGCTGCTCACCATGCTGCCGCTGCCGTTTGGCTCCGTCCAATCAGAG gtgttATTGGACGGGCGGTTCAccggtgatgatgtcacaggagGCAGCTTCCTGTCCCTGAAGCCCCGCCTCATCGCGGTTCTGATTGGAGCTCTGCAGACGGAGACCGACACCTCCAACACACAGATACTACTGG cctccaTGTTGCACCTGGTCCAGGACTCGTCTCTGCTGGAGGCCTCCGGTCTGCAGGTGAGTCCACATGAGACTCTGAGCAGCACCAGCAGAACTCATGGAGAGAGTTCTGTGTCTATGTCAACCTCCTTTAACCCG GACTCTGAGTCCCAGCCAGGTGGAGCCAGCAGACCCAGATGGGCCGGTGGAGCCGGTGGAGCCGGTGCAAACAGATGGACCAGAGGAACCG CCGTCCAATCAGACGCAGCCGGCGTCCTGTGGGTTCAGTTTGTGCGTCTGCTGACTCAGCGTCTGACGTCTCAGTGGAGGAATGACTCAGCAGTTTGTCTCTCTGCACTGGAAGTACTGGGAGGACTGGCcaag gtggaggtgagcgtggaggtgtgtgagaggaggCGCGCCGTGTCGGCGGTCTGCTGCTACATCGTGTTCCAGTGCCGCCGGccgcctcctcttcactccAGAGATCTGCACTCCATCATCGTCGCTGCTTTCTACTGCCTGAACGTCTGGCTGAGCCAGCACCCCGCCCTGCTGGACCAGCAG GACTGCCTGTTGGAGGTGCTGGAGATCGTGGAGTTGGGGATCTCGGGCAGTAAGTCcagacaggaacaggaagtgaggtgtaaagaggagaaggagctgAACCCCGCCTCCCTGAGGGTGAAGGAGGCCGCAGAGGCCACGCTGAGCTG TGTGATGCAGGTCTCGGGGGTCTTCCCCTCCCCCGGAGGCCAGCTGAGTGAGgacgctctgattggctgccccGCTTCCAGTGACAGCAGTTTGAAGAAATTCAGATATTTTGTGGTGGACCGCTCGGTCATCTTGGCCATGCTGGAACAACCACAGGGACCAGAACAGG CGGCGTGTCCGTCCCTCACAGTGCGGATCAGGGGTCCGTCAGGAGGTCACACCTGGACtctacagctccacctgcagcccagAGAGGGAAGAGCAGGAACACAG CCGACTCTGATCCCAGAGCAGCGCGTCGCGGCCCAAGAGGATGCTGGGATACGATGTGGTGTCAAGCATCTGCTCTCTCCTGAACACACTGACAGAGTTGCGTCAGTGAAAGCAGATCTGAGTATTCCAACTCTGCGTGAGACCGTAACTGAGGAG gtgcagcagcagctggagcgTCTGCAAGCAGCGTTGACGAGGCAGCGGCAGGTCGAGGCTCGGCCGCAGGTGAGCCGACGTTCGGATGTCTCGAAGCCCTGCAGGCCGCCGTCTCCGATCACCAAGTTCCAGACGGCGAGACTCTTCCTGTCCCACCTGGGCCTGCTGACACCGGAGACCTTGAAG AGTCCAGGTACCGGCGGTGTCCCAGCTCCCTTGGTGTCTCTGGACTCGTCACTTCCGGGTTTCTCTGAGGATCTGAGACGTCTGGACCAGCTGCCGTCCAGAAACTGTGACTCCGCCTTCATCTTCTACATGAGAGCAGGACAGAGGACGGCAGCTGAG GTTCTGGGGAATGTGGAGTCCAGCTGCAGCGTCCAGTCGCACTTCCTGGACTTCCTGTGGTCTCTGGGTCGGCCAGTGGAGGTGGGGCGGCGACGGGGGGGCGGGTTCAACGCCAACAGTTCAG AATTCATGGCTGTGCTAGGCGACAGTGGAGGGGGCGTGTTTAATGGAGAGAGGTTCGTCCTGATGCACACCGATGCTCTGACCGAGATCACCTTCATCGTACCCTCGTCATCATTCA CAGCTGATTTGTCGAAGAgtcaggaggaggcggagcctctaaCTGGGGCGCCATCCAATCGGCAGAGTCCTTTTGAGCCCAACAAAGAATCCACCCCTCAACCTACA AGTCCTACCGTTGAAGACACAAAGTCCTTTCGTTTCGAGTCGTCATCCATTGGCTCTGAATCTAAACTCCTGATAGTCTGGGTCGAACGCTTCGAGGATATCG AGAGTTTCCCTCTGTCGGACCTTCTGTCGGGGACGAAGACGGGAACCCCCCCCAG cGCGTCGAGCGTCCAGCTGATCTTCGTCCACCCCCTGAACACCGGACTTTACCGGATTCGGTTCCAGGCTAACGCAACCAGCAAGTTCGGTTTGTTCGTCCCTTTGGTCAACGGGAGTCTGGTCAGCAGGAGGTCTTTGG CGTTCCTGCTCAGAGAGACCGTGATCAACTGCTGCCACCGGCGGCGGCTGGAGAGTGACTCCGCCCCCCCGGCTCACGTCAGGAGGAAGCACACGATCAACGACATCATCCTTCGCTACCGCAGCCGCTGCTCTGAGCCCGCCTTCTACGCCGCCCTGTTCCAGGAACCCTGA
- the ralgapb gene encoding ral GTPase-activating protein subunit beta isoform X3 produces the protein MDQSLSSGRGYVSVLSCFPPSVGRDVAVAVVKPLRVGLGNPGTRSLLRTDRQVRWAMEALCYGLTLPADGDTVQLCVDVYTDWLTALVSPRDSIPLPIGREPNLYAQKILRHLYTLFLSRSDQVSPVYTALCQQVLCAVQSLARDGAVMSRDTWETLLNFLLCVNHAMLATGDVSEQLSRLSMAVLFEAWLLSCARCFPSRSLWRAGRLALSGCRRRPAAVEQWSRAVAALTSRLLLQSFGPAFPRFEVPDEDAALIPEDMDERGVPQTWFRFLHLLSNPVDLSGPGVVGSTPSSPEDSSRGDGQLPNIFFKAMRGVSVLVDAFLGVTVINKEPTEQLPNTGLPLRIPFRDRLPSLGVAVTRSPFRDRLPPYGFSRPRSGSAPHIPVNALSLPSAPPPCPSPPPPNTRLKAVIVSKATSRPTAASPSPPHWRVSPPPSQPPLCSSPRPSPSPLRCNVDSLLHLFGGWLFDAALINRDSAGPGDVTVTSARWAAGRAEACGTLCRIFTCKKTAEDILSVYLSRFYLVLLRALRVSEQVCPPVLASVLLNSTALFCCDLRGVHLLLPSVTAAVEKVLLDRELLRFRSFLSPVDLRRAAVRLLLTMLPLPFGSVQSEVLLDGRFTGDDVTGGSFLSLKPRLIAVLIGALQTETDTSNTQILLASMLHLVQDSSLLEASGLQDSESQPGGASRPRWAGGAGGAGANRWTRGTAVQSDAAGVLWVQFVRLLTQRLTSQWRNDSAVCLSALEVLGGLAKVEVSVEVCERRRAVSAVCCYIVFQCRRPPPLHSRDLHSIIVAAFYCLNVWLSQHPALLDQQDCLLEVLEIVELGISGSKSRQEQEVRCKEEKELNPASLRVKEAAEATLSCVMQVSGVFPSPGGQLSEDALIGCPASSDSSLKKFRYFVVDRSVILAMLEQPQGPEQAACPSLTVRIRGPSGGHTWTLQLHLQPREGRAGTQPTLIPEQRVAAQEDAGIRCGVKHLLSPEHTDRVASVKADLSIPTLRETVTEEVQQQLERLQAALTRQRQVEARPQVSRRSDVSKPCRPPSPITKFQTARLFLSHLGLLTPETLKSPGTGGVPAPLVSLDSSLPGFSEDLRRLDQLPSRNCDSAFIFYMRAGQRTAAEVLGNVESSCSVQSHFLDFLWSLGRPVEVGRRRGGGFNANSSEFMAVLGDSGGGVFNGERFVLMHTDALTEITFIVPSSSFTADLSKSQEEAEPLTGAPSNRQSPFEPNKESTPQPTSPTVEDTKSFRFESSSIGSESKLLIVWVERFEDIESFPLSDLLSGTKTGTPPSASSVQLIFVHPLNTGLYRIRFQANATSKFGLFVPLVNGSLVSRRSLAFLLRETVINCCHRRRLESDSAPPAHVRRKHTINDIILRYRSRCSEPAFYAALFQEP, from the exons ATGGACCAATCACTGTCCAGTGGGCGGGGCTATGTGAGCGTGCTCAGCTGTTTCCCGCCCTCTGTGGGCAGAGACGTCGCGGTTGCTGTGGTGAAGCCCCTGAGAGTCGGCCTGGGAAACCCCGGCACCCGCAGCCTGCtgcgcacagacagacag GTGAGGTGGGCGATGGAGGCGCTGTGCTACGGCCTGACGCTCCCGGCGGACGGCGACACCGTGCAGCTCTGCGTGGACGTCTACACCGATTGGCTGACGGCGCTGGTTTCCCCCAGAGACTCCATCCCGCTTCCGATTGGCCGAGAGCCCAACCTGTACGCCCAGAAGATCCTCCGGCACCTGTACACCCTGTTCCTGTCCAG GTCGGACCAGGTGAGTCCGGTCTACACGGCCCTCTGTCAGCAGGTGCTGTGTGCAGTTCAGTCGTTGGCCAGAGACGGCGCTGTGATGAGCAGAGACACCTGGGAGACCCTGCTGAACTTCCTGCTGTGCGTCAACCACGCCATGCTGGCTACAG GCGACGTGTCGGAGCAGCTGTCTCGGCTGTCGATGGCGGTGCTGTTCGAGGCGTGGCTGCTGTCGTGCGCCCGGTGTTTCCCGTCTCGCTCCCTGTGGCGGGCGGGCCGGCTGGCGCTGAGCGGCTGCCGGCGGCGGCCGGCGGCGGTGGAGCAGTGGAGCCGAGCCGTCGCCGCCCTGACCTCCAGGTTGCTGCTGCAGAGCTTCGGTCCGGCCTTCCCTCGCTTCGAAGTCCCGGACGAAGACGCCGCCCTGATCCCCGAAGACATGGACGAGCGCGGAGTCCCTCAGACGTGGTTCAGGTTCCTGCACCTGCTCAG TAACCCGGTGGATCTCAGTGGCCCTGGGGTTGTGGGTTCGACTCCCTCCTCCCCCGAGGATTCGTCCAGAGGAGACGGCCAGCTGCCCAACATCTTCTTCAAAGCCATGAGGGGAGTCAGCGTGCTGGTCGACGCCTTCCTGG GTGTGACTGTGATCAACAAAGAACCAACAGAGCAGCTGCCAAACACTg GACTCCCCCTGAGGATCCCTTTCAGGGATCGGTTGCCGTCTCTCG gtgtTGCTGTTACCAGGAGCCCGTTTAGAGACCGCCTCCCTCCTTACG GTTTCTCTCGGCCTCGCTCGGGCAGCGCCCCCCACATCCCGGTGAACGCCTTGAGCCTGCCCagtgcccctcccccctgccCCTCCCCGCCTCCACCCAACACACGGCTTAAAGCTGTGATCGTTTCCAAGGCAACGAGCAGACCTACTGCG gcgtctccctcccctcctcactggagggtgtcgccccccccctcccagccccCCCTATGCTCCTCCCCCaggccctccccctccccactcAGGTGCAACGTGgactccctcctccacctgttcggGGGCTGGCTCTTTGATGCAGCTCTGATCAACAGAGACTCTg ccGGTCccggtgatgtcaccgtgacgTCCGCCAGGTGGGCGGCGGGGAGAGCCGAGGCCTGCGGGACGCTGTGCCGGATCTTCACCTGCAAGAAAACTGCAGAGGAcatcctgtctgtctacctgtccag gTTCTACCTGGTGCTCCTGCGGGCGCTGCGGGTCTCGGAGCAGGTGTGTCCTCCGGTCCTGGCCTCCGTCCTGCTGAACAGCACCGCTCTGTTCTGCTGCGACCTGAGAGGAGTCCACCTGCTGCTGCCCTCCGTCACCGCCGCCGTGGAGAAGGTCCTGCTggacag agagctgctgcggTTCAGGAGCTTCCTGAGCCCGGTGGACCTGCGCCGGGCCGCCGTCCGGCTGCTGCTCACCATGCTGCCGCTGCCGTTTGGCTCCGTCCAATCAGAG gtgttATTGGACGGGCGGTTCAccggtgatgatgtcacaggagGCAGCTTCCTGTCCCTGAAGCCCCGCCTCATCGCGGTTCTGATTGGAGCTCTGCAGACGGAGACCGACACCTCCAACACACAGATACTACTGG cctccaTGTTGCACCTGGTCCAGGACTCGTCTCTGCTGGAGGCCTCCGGTCTGCAG GACTCTGAGTCCCAGCCAGGTGGAGCCAGCAGACCCAGATGGGCCGGTGGAGCCGGTGGAGCCGGTGCAAACAGATGGACCAGAGGAACCG CCGTCCAATCAGACGCAGCCGGCGTCCTGTGGGTTCAGTTTGTGCGTCTGCTGACTCAGCGTCTGACGTCTCAGTGGAGGAATGACTCAGCAGTTTGTCTCTCTGCACTGGAAGTACTGGGAGGACTGGCcaag gtggaggtgagcgtggaggtgtgtgagaggaggCGCGCCGTGTCGGCGGTCTGCTGCTACATCGTGTTCCAGTGCCGCCGGccgcctcctcttcactccAGAGATCTGCACTCCATCATCGTCGCTGCTTTCTACTGCCTGAACGTCTGGCTGAGCCAGCACCCCGCCCTGCTGGACCAGCAG GACTGCCTGTTGGAGGTGCTGGAGATCGTGGAGTTGGGGATCTCGGGCAGTAAGTCcagacaggaacaggaagtgaggtgtaaagaggagaaggagctgAACCCCGCCTCCCTGAGGGTGAAGGAGGCCGCAGAGGCCACGCTGAGCTG TGTGATGCAGGTCTCGGGGGTCTTCCCCTCCCCCGGAGGCCAGCTGAGTGAGgacgctctgattggctgccccGCTTCCAGTGACAGCAGTTTGAAGAAATTCAGATATTTTGTGGTGGACCGCTCGGTCATCTTGGCCATGCTGGAACAACCACAGGGACCAGAACAGG CGGCGTGTCCGTCCCTCACAGTGCGGATCAGGGGTCCGTCAGGAGGTCACACCTGGACtctacagctccacctgcagcccagAGAGGGAAGAGCAGGAACACAG CCGACTCTGATCCCAGAGCAGCGCGTCGCGGCCCAAGAGGATGCTGGGATACGATGTGGTGTCAAGCATCTGCTCTCTCCTGAACACACTGACAGAGTTGCGTCAGTGAAAGCAGATCTGAGTATTCCAACTCTGCGTGAGACCGTAACTGAGGAG gtgcagcagcagctggagcgTCTGCAAGCAGCGTTGACGAGGCAGCGGCAGGTCGAGGCTCGGCCGCAGGTGAGCCGACGTTCGGATGTCTCGAAGCCCTGCAGGCCGCCGTCTCCGATCACCAAGTTCCAGACGGCGAGACTCTTCCTGTCCCACCTGGGCCTGCTGACACCGGAGACCTTGAAG AGTCCAGGTACCGGCGGTGTCCCAGCTCCCTTGGTGTCTCTGGACTCGTCACTTCCGGGTTTCTCTGAGGATCTGAGACGTCTGGACCAGCTGCCGTCCAGAAACTGTGACTCCGCCTTCATCTTCTACATGAGAGCAGGACAGAGGACGGCAGCTGAG GTTCTGGGGAATGTGGAGTCCAGCTGCAGCGTCCAGTCGCACTTCCTGGACTTCCTGTGGTCTCTGGGTCGGCCAGTGGAGGTGGGGCGGCGACGGGGGGGCGGGTTCAACGCCAACAGTTCAG AATTCATGGCTGTGCTAGGCGACAGTGGAGGGGGCGTGTTTAATGGAGAGAGGTTCGTCCTGATGCACACCGATGCTCTGACCGAGATCACCTTCATCGTACCCTCGTCATCATTCA CAGCTGATTTGTCGAAGAgtcaggaggaggcggagcctctaaCTGGGGCGCCATCCAATCGGCAGAGTCCTTTTGAGCCCAACAAAGAATCCACCCCTCAACCTACA AGTCCTACCGTTGAAGACACAAAGTCCTTTCGTTTCGAGTCGTCATCCATTGGCTCTGAATCTAAACTCCTGATAGTCTGGGTCGAACGCTTCGAGGATATCG AGAGTTTCCCTCTGTCGGACCTTCTGTCGGGGACGAAGACGGGAACCCCCCCCAG cGCGTCGAGCGTCCAGCTGATCTTCGTCCACCCCCTGAACACCGGACTTTACCGGATTCGGTTCCAGGCTAACGCAACCAGCAAGTTCGGTTTGTTCGTCCCTTTGGTCAACGGGAGTCTGGTCAGCAGGAGGTCTTTGG CGTTCCTGCTCAGAGAGACCGTGATCAACTGCTGCCACCGGCGGCGGCTGGAGAGTGACTCCGCCCCCCCGGCTCACGTCAGGAGGAAGCACACGATCAACGACATCATCCTTCGCTACCGCAGCCGCTGCTCTGAGCCCGCCTTCTACGCCGCCCTGTTCCAGGAACCCTGA